The Brachyspira aalborgi genome has a segment encoding these proteins:
- the sppA gene encoding signal peptide peptidase SppA, protein MSFEFEREEENNKKENIKKDRKFIIFSAFILISIIIGIITIFSREKNNNISAMKIVKRNNISKSIPQVSSREGIAVIDLTGVISHEKRKSNFGMEIKSVTEALMDDFEYYMKDDNVKAIVLQVDSPGGALTSCEETLKYLKELKEKYPKPIIASFRSMAASGGYYISMIADKIYANESTLTGSIGVISQFINLSGLMDKYGVKMYTIKSGRNKDSLSPFREPREDELEYWQNMTKEFVEQFINVVEETRGDKIKGNKDEIFDGRVFSGKNALEIGLIDSIGTLQDAIKDAAKMAGIEDEEPYIIKKPEEKEKLINLLLSSVSDGIKPKSIMPYYEEIMSAKYIGIPMYIYIPNYIGEN, encoded by the coding sequence ATGTCATTTGAATTTGAAAGAGAAGAAGAAAATAATAAAAAAGAGAATATTAAAAAAGATAGAAAATTTATAATATTTTCGGCTTTTATATTAATATCGATAATTATTGGAATAATTACGATATTTTCAAGAGAAAAAAATAATAATATTTCAGCAATGAAAATAGTAAAGAGAAATAATATATCAAAATCAATACCGCAAGTATCGAGCAGAGAAGGAATCGCGGTAATAGATTTAACGGGAGTTATTTCGCATGAAAAAAGAAAATCGAATTTCGGCATGGAAATAAAATCCGTAACCGAAGCCTTAATGGACGATTTTGAATATTATATGAAAGACGATAATGTCAAAGCTATTGTTTTACAAGTCGATAGTCCTGGCGGAGCTTTAACTTCATGCGAAGAAACATTAAAATATTTGAAAGAATTAAAAGAAAAATATCCAAAACCTATTATAGCGTCTTTTAGAAGTATGGCGGCAAGCGGAGGTTATTATATTTCAATGATAGCGGATAAAATATACGCCAACGAATCGACTCTAACGGGAAGCATAGGCGTCATATCTCAATTTATTAATCTTTCAGGCTTAATGGATAAATACGGAGTAAAAATGTATACGATAAAAAGCGGAAGAAATAAAGATTCCCTCTCGCCTTTCAGAGAACCAAGAGAAGACGAACTTGAATATTGGCAAAATATGACAAAAGAATTTGTCGAGCAGTTTATTAATGTTGTCGAAGAAACAAGAGGCGATAAAATAAAAGGAAATAAAGACGAAATATTTGACGGCAGAGTTTTCAGCGGTAAAAACGCTTTAGAAATAGGATTAATAGATTCTATAGGAACTTTGCAAGACGCTATAAAAGACGCTGCAAAAATGGCTGGCATAGAAGACGAAGAGCCTTATATAATTAAAAAGCCCGAAGAAAAAGAAAAACTAATAAATCTATTATTGTCGAGCGTATCGGACGGAATTAAACCAAAATCTATTATGCCTTATTATGAAGAGATAATGAGCGCAAAATATATTGGAATTCCTATGTATATTTATATTCCAAATTATATAGGAGAAAATTAA